One window of the Chryseobacterium camelliae genome contains the following:
- a CDS encoding HEAT repeat domain-containing protein — protein MLISSVHFLFIIFIVMLSLVILLFMIVLLYNFREYTASVRTAGWLRIIDEKISGVIVYAEDEVPEHKQFELLSGNASFRNMLLEKLVDSEKKFSGSAKDKIRSLFKDYHLRNESVNKLKQKKPHLIARGIHELTVMDVDGAVPEISRFLSHPSVQVYQEAQYAMVRFNGFKGLQFLDTFPSRISEWQQLRLLLSIPVLPAGCEAVIEKWLDSINTTVVVFSFKLIRKFQLLALYPKIISLFSTSSAEVRIKAVQTLTALENPETVPYLAGIYDSQPEDVRMEILNAIRVSKDQCCTDLLKRELSESVHPGIKVNAAQALSELGHHEYLSALAGSENASEELTQIIKYALQEKV, from the coding sequence ATGCTCATTTCATCAGTACATTTTCTCTTTATTATCTTCATAGTGATGCTATCACTGGTGATCCTTTTGTTCATGATTGTTCTTCTGTATAATTTCAGGGAGTATACGGCATCTGTGCGTACAGCCGGCTGGTTGAGGATCATTGATGAAAAAATATCTGGAGTGATCGTATATGCAGAAGATGAGGTTCCTGAACATAAACAGTTTGAACTTCTCTCCGGGAACGCCTCATTCAGGAATATGCTATTGGAAAAGCTTGTGGATTCCGAGAAAAAGTTTTCCGGGTCTGCAAAAGATAAAATCAGAAGCTTGTTTAAAGATTATCACCTCCGTAATGAGTCTGTTAACAAGCTCAAACAAAAAAAGCCGCATCTGATTGCCCGGGGAATACATGAACTTACCGTGATGGATGTTGACGGTGCTGTCCCGGAAATCAGCCGGTTCCTTTCGCATCCCTCTGTGCAGGTTTATCAGGAAGCACAGTATGCCATGGTCAGGTTTAATGGTTTTAAAGGATTGCAGTTTCTCGATACTTTCCCTTCCAGGATTTCAGAATGGCAACAGTTGAGGTTGCTGCTGTCTATCCCTGTATTGCCTGCAGGCTGTGAGGCTGTGATAGAAAAATGGCTTGACAGCATCAATACCACTGTTGTGGTGTTCAGTTTTAAACTGATCAGGAAATTTCAGCTGCTTGCTCTGTACCCCAAAATCATATCCCTTTTCAGTACTTCCTCTGCAGAGGTCAGAATAAAGGCTGTACAAACACTGACGGCGCTTGAAAATCCTGAAACGGTTCCCTATCTGGCTGGTATTTATGACAGCCAGCCTGAAGATGTACGCATGGAAATTCTGAATGCAATCCGTGTATCTAAAGATCAGTGCTGCACAGATCTTCTTAAAAGAGAATTATCAGAATCAGTACACCCGGGTATAAAGGTTAATGCTGCACAGGCGCTTTCTGAGCTGGGGCATCATGAATATCTGTCAGCACTTGCCGGATCTGAAAATGCATCGGAAGAATTGACTCAAATTATTAAATACGCATTGCAGGAAAAAGTATGA
- a CDS encoding response regulator, with translation MMNNYPVPANEEERLKRLELFGLPSPVKDPQLDIFVETACLITGCPTSFIAIMKSDTQTVQSCVGLSIDSMERTSVPCQYSIASGEIVIINDTLLDERTSGSKIMLDGGIRFYVGTPLIDDEGFALGTICVIDYKPRIISDSQISALKKLGEVVTRLLMSNRKSIQAEYFQQTFNISNNLICVLDSQLMIKDVNPAFEDVFSLYKKNVVNQSFLTFLGEDQELQREIRNFPGSGKEYTCTTSTRINDGSLVTVEWYLTQNHKYAEIFCFGINITQQIEEKRQLESSERRFKSFFENAIGLMSMHDMDGNILAVNEKGREMLHYSAEEVKKLNLRDLVPEQNWLTLKQYLERINQNKEDFGTMILKTKEGEELIWMYQNIVEIDEEERPYVVSTALNVTERMTLEKDLIYTKKMLEQTSSVAQVGGWEVNLKNDTVFWSQSTKEIHKMKSNFQPTFENAIGFYKEDSRERMRMLFNRAVSEGIGFDEEFQLVRNDGIDIWVRVKGIPECEDGSCNRVFGIIQDIDGFKKMFLEVARKEAMMQSFVTYVPVAVAMFDKELNYLSVSSSWKDEFNMNDTDLTGENIFTISPNIPDERKEIYRAALQGKIYINEDFIIPVDGQEEIQHYNLKVGPWYLTDHEIGGIIVSVQNITNAVQINEELKDAKRTADLASRAKSEFLANMSHEIRTPLNGVIGFSDLLLKTPLNEIQTQYLNYINESGENLLNIINDILDFSKIESGKMELLIDKTDVYDMVSQVINVILYQSQKKNIELLLNIEPGLPKTLLLDESRLKQILINLLGNAVKFTEKGEIELKVEKMSMDDQNITLRFSVRDTGIGIPAEKQKYVFDAFTQENSSISKRFGGTGLGLTISNNILQYMGSRLSLISAPDQGSVFSFDLEVPYEMSDLNDDNDDMAIGKVLVVDDNEANRIILQHMLAYKNIDATLAANGMEALQILLKGERFDVILMDYHMPVISGMETIEKIRELFNQRKEISPLVVLHTSSEEHDIINSFRKEENSYFLLKPIKSDELYKTLKRVSQNHVIETGAQEAPEKNLFSFSKGPEVLLVDDNPVNMVLNNKMMKSIIPDARLTEAINGLEALEACKSNQFSIILMDVQMPVMNGIEATENIRLLPGYQDVPIIGVTAGNVLGEKEKCLECGMNDFLPKPLRQADLIEMLKKHMSFSTHEAEEQDQIKPEKYINIDMLNENIGGDEDFKKVFLNLIIQELGQAQKNIEQAAAEKNVADTRMILHKLKGTAGTAGLFRLSECALSWEKKAQDHMDFTSMEHEIKQQITIGLNIAKSLIP, from the coding sequence ATGATGAACAACTATCCTGTCCCTGCCAATGAAGAAGAACGCTTAAAGAGACTGGAACTTTTTGGCCTTCCGAGTCCTGTCAAAGATCCCCAACTGGACATTTTTGTGGAAACAGCTTGTCTTATCACAGGATGTCCCACCTCATTTATTGCAATCATGAAAAGTGACACTCAGACCGTTCAGAGCTGTGTGGGACTTTCAATAGATTCCATGGAACGTACGAGTGTGCCATGCCAGTATTCCATTGCGAGCGGAGAGATCGTGATCATCAATGATACCCTGTTGGATGAAAGAACCTCAGGCAGCAAGATCATGCTTGATGGAGGAATACGGTTCTATGTAGGAACGCCGCTTATTGATGATGAAGGTTTTGCATTAGGAACCATCTGTGTCATTGATTATAAACCCAGGATCATTTCAGACAGCCAGATCTCAGCCCTTAAAAAGCTGGGCGAAGTGGTGACGCGGCTATTAATGAGCAACAGGAAAAGCATCCAGGCAGAGTATTTTCAGCAGACCTTTAACATCTCCAATAATCTGATCTGTGTTCTGGATAGCCAATTGATGATCAAGGATGTTAATCCGGCTTTTGAAGACGTTTTTTCACTCTATAAAAAGAATGTAGTTAATCAAAGCTTTCTTACTTTTTTAGGAGAAGATCAGGAATTACAGCGTGAAATCAGAAACTTTCCGGGTAGCGGAAAAGAATATACCTGTACAACATCCACTAGGATCAATGACGGCAGCCTGGTAACCGTAGAGTGGTACCTGACGCAAAACCATAAATACGCTGAGATTTTTTGCTTCGGGATCAACATTACGCAGCAGATTGAAGAAAAGCGGCAGCTGGAGAGTTCGGAAAGGCGCTTTAAAAGCTTCTTTGAAAATGCCATCGGCCTGATGAGTATGCATGATATGGATGGCAATATCCTGGCTGTCAACGAAAAAGGTCGAGAAATGCTTCATTATTCTGCCGAGGAGGTAAAAAAACTTAACCTCAGGGACCTTGTTCCCGAGCAGAACTGGCTTACCTTAAAGCAGTATCTTGAACGGATCAATCAGAATAAAGAAGATTTCGGGACTATGATCCTGAAAACTAAAGAAGGGGAGGAACTGATATGGATGTATCAGAACATAGTGGAGATTGATGAAGAAGAGAGGCCGTATGTGGTGAGTACTGCGCTGAATGTCACCGAAAGAATGACGCTGGAAAAAGACCTTATTTACACAAAAAAAATGCTGGAGCAGACCAGTTCCGTAGCCCAGGTCGGCGGATGGGAAGTAAACCTGAAAAACGATACCGTATTCTGGTCCCAGAGCACCAAGGAAATCCATAAAATGAAAAGCAATTTCCAGCCGACCTTTGAGAATGCTATTGGGTTCTACAAAGAAGACAGCAGGGAAAGGATGAGAATGCTCTTCAACAGAGCAGTATCCGAAGGAATTGGATTTGATGAAGAATTTCAGCTGGTCCGCAATGACGGGATCGACATCTGGGTGCGTGTTAAAGGAATTCCGGAATGTGAAGACGGATCCTGCAACCGGGTGTTCGGGATTATCCAGGACATTGATGGTTTCAAAAAAATGTTTCTTGAGGTGGCAAGGAAAGAAGCAATGATGCAGTCTTTTGTTACCTATGTTCCCGTAGCAGTAGCCATGTTCGATAAAGAGCTTAATTATCTTTCTGTAAGCAGCAGCTGGAAGGATGAATTCAACATGAATGATACCGATCTTACAGGGGAAAATATATTTACCATATCACCTAATATTCCGGATGAAAGAAAAGAAATTTATCGTGCTGCGCTTCAGGGAAAAATTTATATCAATGAGGATTTTATTATCCCTGTTGATGGTCAGGAAGAAATCCAGCATTATAACCTTAAAGTAGGTCCATGGTACCTTACAGACCATGAAATAGGAGGGATTATTGTTTCCGTGCAGAATATTACCAATGCCGTACAGATCAATGAAGAGCTCAAGGATGCCAAGAGAACGGCCGATCTGGCAAGCAGGGCAAAATCTGAGTTCCTGGCCAATATGAGCCATGAGATCCGTACGCCTCTGAACGGGGTAATCGGGTTCTCCGACCTGCTTTTGAAAACCCCTCTGAATGAGATCCAGACACAATACCTGAACTACATTAATGAATCCGGGGAAAATCTTTTAAACATCATCAATGATATTCTCGACTTTTCTAAAATAGAATCCGGTAAAATGGAACTTCTCATCGATAAAACCGATGTTTACGATATGGTTAGTCAGGTGATTAATGTTATTCTTTACCAGTCACAGAAAAAAAATATCGAGCTTCTCCTGAATATCGAACCGGGTCTTCCGAAAACGCTTTTACTGGACGAATCCAGGCTTAAGCAGATCCTGATCAACCTTCTCGGCAATGCCGTAAAGTTCACGGAAAAAGGTGAAATTGAACTGAAAGTGGAAAAGATGAGCATGGATGATCAAAATATCACTTTGCGTTTCTCGGTACGGGATACGGGAATCGGTATTCCTGCTGAAAAACAGAAATATGTCTTCGATGCTTTTACCCAGGAGAACAGTTCCATCAGTAAACGGTTCGGCGGAACAGGTTTAGGGCTTACCATATCGAACAATATCCTGCAGTATATGGGAAGCCGTCTTTCCCTGATCAGTGCACCGGATCAAGGATCGGTATTTTCATTTGACCTAGAGGTTCCGTATGAAATGTCCGATCTGAATGATGATAATGATGATATGGCCATTGGCAAAGTGCTTGTTGTGGATGACAATGAAGCGAACAGGATCATCCTTCAGCATATGCTCGCCTACAAAAATATTGATGCAACGCTGGCAGCCAACGGAATGGAAGCTTTGCAGATACTGCTGAAAGGCGAACGTTTCGATGTGATCCTCATGGATTATCATATGCCTGTAATTTCCGGGATGGAAACCATTGAAAAGATCCGTGAACTGTTTAATCAGCGCAAAGAGATCTCGCCACTCGTGGTCCTTCATACCTCTTCAGAGGAACATGATATCATCAATTCATTCCGTAAAGAGGAGAATTCTTATTTCCTCCTGAAGCCTATCAAATCAGATGAGCTTTACAAAACACTGAAACGCGTGTCGCAAAACCATGTGATTGAGACTGGCGCACAGGAAGCCCCGGAGAAGAACCTGTTTTCCTTTTCCAAAGGTCCTGAGGTACTGTTGGTAGATGACAACCCGGTAAATATGGTGCTGAACAACAAAATGATGAAATCCATTATTCCTGATGCACGTTTAACAGAAGCGATCAATGGCCTCGAAGCTTTGGAGGCGTGCAAAAGTAACCAGTTTTCCATTATTCTCATGGATGTCCAGATGCCGGTAATGAACGGTATTGAAGCTACGGAGAATATCCGCCTCCTGCCTGGGTATCAGGATGTCCCGATTATTGGAGTTACGGCAGGAAATGTACTGGGCGAAAAAGAAAAATGCCTGGAATGTGGGATGAATGACTTCCTTCCCAAACCATTGAGGCAGGCAGATCTGATAGAAATGCTGAAAAAACATATGTCTTTCAGTACTCATGAAGCGGAAGAGCAGGACCAGATAAAGCCTGAGAAATACATCAATATAGATATGCTGAATGAAAATATCGGTGGTGATGAAGACTTTAAAAAAGTGTTTTTGAATCTGATCATTCAGGAGCTTGGGCAGGCACAAAAAAATATAGAACAGGCAGCAGCGGAAAAAAATGTTGCAGACACCAGAATGATCCTGCATAAGCTTAAGGGCACAGCCGGAACTGCCGGTTTGTTCAGGCTTTCCGAATGCGCATTGAGCTGGGAAAAAAAAGCACAGGACCACATGGATTTTACATCCATGGAACATGAAATAAAACAACAAATAACAATAGGATTGAATATCGCAAAAAGTTTAATACCATAA
- a CDS encoding response regulator transcription factor: protein MLILIAEDDELILKTIEHKLQKEGHEVILTRNGREAIETLKERDVDLTLTDIMMPFASGIEILSAIQAMGKKVPVIMLSSMGQEEVVLNAFDLGASDFIVKPFSPNELMLRIRRFMPK, encoded by the coding sequence ATGTTAATTTTGATCGCCGAAGATGATGAGCTGATTCTGAAAACAATAGAACACAAACTGCAGAAAGAGGGGCATGAGGTTATTTTAACCCGCAATGGACGGGAAGCCATTGAGACACTCAAGGAAAGAGACGTTGACCTTACCCTTACCGATATTATGATGCCTTTTGCTTCAGGGATAGAAATACTTTCCGCAATACAGGCTATGGGTAAAAAAGTGCCTGTCATTATGCTTTCCAGCATGGGGCAGGAAGAAGTGGTCCTCAATGCCTTTGACCTGGGTGCTTCAGACTTTATTGTAAAGCCGTTCAGTCCTAATGAATTGATGCTGAGGATCCGAAGGTTTATGCCAAAATAG
- a CDS encoding sulfatase-like hydrolase/transferase, which translates to MIEFSHIIYEAIIWLYLLYGAAVAIIYAWIGIYAFGAVLRYKKENVFTDYSIIASNPNAPVFSLLAPAYNEGMTVVENVRSLLSLYYHNLEIIIINDGSKDDSMQKLIEAYDLECISYFVQGKIETNPVKGIYKSRNRAFQKLIVVDKENGGKADALNVGINVSSGEYLVCIDVDCILEQDAILKLAKPFLEQTDKKIIACGGVIRLANNCVVEDGKVVSVNMPKTLLGRTQALEYIRAFVLGRMAWSRASGLILISGAFGVFDRKIVLECGGYDKSTVGEDMELVVRMRKYMEERKEPYEVLTIPDPLCWTEVPESKDILKKQRNRWMRGTMETLWKHRKLMFNPKYRKLGMVSLPYWFFFEFLGPLVEFSGYIVFVIFLLLGIINWPFFFVLLALGISIGFLYSVYGILVDMVSQQVYSKKKDFLALLATAVSEPFYFHPITVRAAVDGFIDYFRKSHGWGEMTRQGFSQNIQHLPLGKRIWIILQSGLQKWGLLSVTFSVLFLLGVAAEWFWYRYMHAQVDTGAVTGSLFIDNILFIFQLMFVFGLIYLILYCIRKSWAGILAVAACGLVVVTQYILFLYFSETGNLLGADLIYYSKEEMKQILAASGMLNLKNYALLAILSAVSFIPLWMSGRTGFRSVYPGAVVLGAGLAALFIPASVFQSQALNRANEFSQNAAKSKWAYFFRANEENFISDHPEIAALVNSDEDSGSDDAMFSGAFPFSRKEDTQDFLSQYLNKSDQTPNLVFIVLEGFGHAYTTPKGYMGNFTPFLDSLSHKSLFWENSMSTAGRTFAALPSLTGSLPFGKNGFLEIEKTPDHFNLFNILRSNGFETGFYYGGNLSFDRYRDYLQYSKVDHIIELGSYENSYRKLPAGSSGESWGYEDQAVFRKALASQKVQAKPYFNMILTLSTHNPFLINNRGYYEKKYNDRMKSDALTPEQKKWAAQYKNQLVSVLNADDALKQFFENYSKRPDFSKTIFFVTGDHSMPEILLQSKIDRFHVPMMIYSPLLKEPKRFQKTVSHFDIAPSILAYYRKNYNLRTPSKVAWVGRGLAPDSEISKSDIPMMQSKSLLTDFVSEKYYIHDGKLFILTNSEEDAYDHPETLKRINGRFNRFKRMNAAFEQTRKLLPDSVFTNFMKQGEQ; encoded by the coding sequence ATGATAGAGTTTTCACACATTATATATGAAGCCATTATCTGGCTTTATCTGCTGTATGGTGCAGCGGTAGCGATTATTTATGCATGGATAGGAATATATGCCTTCGGTGCGGTTTTACGCTATAAAAAAGAAAATGTCTTTACGGATTACAGCATTATTGCGTCCAATCCCAATGCTCCCGTTTTCAGCCTTCTGGCTCCTGCCTATAATGAAGGGATGACAGTTGTGGAAAATGTAAGGTCTCTTTTGTCCCTCTATTACCATAACCTGGAAATCATCATCATCAATGACGGCAGTAAAGATGACTCCATGCAGAAACTCATTGAAGCATACGATCTGGAATGTATATCGTATTTTGTGCAGGGAAAGATAGAAACAAATCCTGTAAAAGGCATCTATAAAAGCCGGAACCGGGCATTTCAGAAGCTCATCGTTGTGGATAAGGAAAACGGAGGAAAAGCAGATGCGCTGAATGTGGGAATAAACGTCTCTTCCGGAGAATATCTTGTCTGTATTGATGTTGACTGCATTCTTGAGCAGGATGCTATCCTGAAGCTGGCAAAACCTTTTCTGGAACAGACGGATAAAAAAATCATTGCCTGTGGAGGCGTCATCCGTCTTGCCAATAACTGCGTCGTAGAGGACGGAAAAGTAGTCAGTGTGAATATGCCGAAAACCTTATTGGGAAGAACCCAGGCATTGGAATACATCAGAGCCTTCGTACTAGGCAGGATGGCCTGGTCGCGTGCATCGGGATTGATCCTTATTTCCGGGGCATTCGGGGTTTTTGACCGGAAAATTGTCCTGGAATGCGGCGGCTATGACAAAAGTACAGTAGGCGAGGATATGGAGCTGGTGGTAAGGATGAGGAAATACATGGAGGAACGAAAAGAACCTTATGAAGTACTGACCATACCTGACCCACTTTGCTGGACTGAGGTTCCGGAGAGCAAAGATATCCTGAAAAAACAGAGGAACCGCTGGATGCGAGGAACCATGGAAACACTCTGGAAGCACCGTAAGCTTATGTTCAATCCGAAATACAGGAAGCTCGGAATGGTCAGCCTTCCGTATTGGTTCTTTTTTGAGTTCCTGGGGCCGCTGGTGGAATTTTCCGGTTATATCGTGTTCGTTATTTTCCTTCTTTTGGGAATCATCAACTGGCCATTCTTTTTCGTTTTGCTTGCACTCGGAATATCCATAGGATTTTTATATTCCGTGTACGGGATACTGGTGGATATGGTCAGCCAGCAGGTATACAGCAAGAAAAAAGATTTTCTTGCCCTTCTTGCCACGGCTGTTTCCGAGCCGTTTTATTTTCATCCGATTACCGTAAGAGCGGCAGTTGACGGTTTTATCGATTACTTTAGGAAATCGCATGGCTGGGGAGAAATGACACGGCAGGGGTTCAGCCAGAATATACAGCATTTGCCTTTAGGAAAAAGAATCTGGATCATCCTTCAGAGCGGCCTTCAGAAATGGGGTCTGCTGTCGGTTACTTTCAGTGTACTGTTTTTATTGGGCGTTGCTGCTGAGTGGTTCTGGTACCGGTACATGCATGCACAGGTGGATACAGGGGCTGTTACCGGCTCGCTTTTTATTGATAACATCCTTTTTATATTCCAGCTGATGTTTGTCTTTGGGCTGATCTACCTGATCCTGTATTGTATCAGAAAAAGCTGGGCAGGAATACTGGCAGTAGCTGCGTGTGGCCTGGTAGTGGTTACACAGTACATCCTCTTTCTGTATTTTTCCGAAACAGGAAATCTGCTGGGAGCAGATCTGATCTATTACAGCAAAGAAGAAATGAAGCAGATCCTGGCTGCAAGCGGTATGCTTAATTTAAAGAACTATGCCTTACTGGCGATCTTATCGGCGGTATCATTCATTCCTTTATGGATGTCCGGAAGAACGGGCTTCAGATCCGTTTATCCCGGAGCTGTGGTGTTAGGGGCAGGTTTGGCTGCCTTGTTTATTCCGGCAAGTGTTTTTCAGTCACAGGCATTGAATAGAGCCAATGAGTTCAGTCAGAATGCTGCCAAAAGTAAATGGGCCTATTTCTTCAGGGCTAATGAAGAAAACTTCATCAGTGACCATCCGGAAATTGCAGCGCTTGTGAATTCCGATGAAGATTCCGGATCAGATGATGCCATGTTCAGCGGAGCTTTTCCTTTCAGCAGGAAAGAAGACACCCAGGATTTCCTGAGTCAGTACCTGAATAAATCAGACCAGACACCGAATTTGGTGTTCATTGTTCTGGAAGGTTTCGGACATGCCTATACCACTCCGAAAGGATATATGGGCAATTTCACACCCTTCCTCGATTCTCTTTCCCATAAAAGCCTTTTCTGGGAAAACAGCATGAGTACGGCAGGAAGAACCTTTGCTGCTTTGCCATCCCTTACAGGATCGCTGCCTTTCGGAAAGAATGGCTTTCTGGAAATTGAGAAAACCCCTGATCATTTTAATCTTTTCAATATCCTCAGGTCAAACGGTTTTGAAACAGGATTCTATTACGGAGGTAATCTTTCATTCGACCGGTACAGGGATTACCTGCAATACAGTAAAGTAGACCATATTATTGAGCTGGGTTCCTATGAGAATTCATATCGTAAGCTTCCGGCAGGCAGCAGCGGGGAAAGCTGGGGCTACGAAGACCAGGCCGTATTCAGGAAAGCCCTGGCATCACAGAAGGTACAGGCGAAACCTTATTTCAATATGATTCTTACCTTATCTACGCACAATCCTTTTCTGATTAACAATAGGGGATACTATGAGAAAAAATATAATGACAGGATGAAGTCTGATGCACTGACGCCGGAACAGAAAAAATGGGCGGCACAATACAAAAACCAGCTGGTGTCCGTTCTTAATGCAGATGATGCTTTAAAGCAGTTTTTTGAGAATTACAGTAAGAGGCCCGACTTTTCCAAAACTATTTTCTTTGTGACGGGAGACCACAGTATGCCGGAAATTCTTCTGCAGTCCAAAATAGACCGGTTTCATGTTCCGATGATGATCTATTCACCACTCCTGAAAGAACCGAAAAGATTCCAGAAGACGGTAAGTCACTTTGATATTGCACCATCTATCCTGGCGTATTACCGTAAGAATTATAACCTTCGCACGCCTTCCAAGGTGGCATGGGTGGGAAGAGGTTTAGCTCCGGATTCTGAGATCAGCAAAAGCGATATCCCTATGATGCAGAGCAAAAGCCTGTTAACCGATTTTGTGTCTGAAAAATATTACATCCATGACGGAAAACTGTTTATCCTTACCAATTCAGAAGAGGACGCTTATGATCATCCCGAGACGCTGAAAAGGATCAACGGACGATTTAACCGGTTCAAAAGGATGAATGCTGCATTTGAACAGACCCGGAAACTGCTGCCGGATTCCGTATTTACGAACTTTATGAAACAGGGGGAACAGTAA
- a CDS encoding DUF6660 family protein: MNLIRLLLTIYFAVLTVLPCNDLNAQAYSGTSATMMPYSENSHSKDRGDICSPLCICNCCQITADVFRQEPVLHVPAQVKTYFSRKILFRKNDFAYLVYDQIWQPPKI; encoded by the coding sequence ATGAATCTGATAAGACTTTTGCTCACGATCTATTTTGCGGTACTTACTGTATTGCCGTGCAATGATCTCAATGCGCAGGCTTATTCCGGGACATCCGCAACAATGATGCCCTATTCTGAAAATTCACATTCCAAAGACAGGGGAGATATCTGTTCACCCTTATGCATCTGTAACTGCTGCCAGATTACGGCAGATGTTTTCAGGCAGGAACCTGTTTTACATGTACCTGCACAGGTAAAAACCTATTTTTCCAGGAAAATTCTTTTCCGGAAGAATGACTTTGCTTATCTGGTGTACGATCAGATATGGCAGCCGCCTAAGATTTAA
- a CDS encoding YaiO family outer membrane beta-barrel protein, producing MRKYFGFLLLVLLPFQFYSQQNLSADELFAQARTAAFDRKDYTKSISLARQALQISPNYTDISVFLGRLYTWNDDVPSARAVFEELGSRNVQDEDYFIAYASLEYWNDNNTKAVEITDKGLSYHPQSEALWLLKAKAYYAAKEYAESEKAIKQLLVINPKNTDAMSLAVRINDLASKNALSITYNYSHFDRQFSDDWHIVGVSYKRVTPIGSVIVRGNYANKFAESGTQIELEAYPRLSKTFYLYVGGAYSNDVGIFPKYRTGISLNANLPHSFEAELGYRQLYFSNNIWLYTASVGKYYKNFWFNFRTYITPDNQNISHSYTGTVRYYTKSAQDYFAFQIGTGISPEEARNNLLENETFKLKTFKIGGEYNFSIRKNLFSVGTMYYNQEYRPGEKGNQFDITLGYTRKF from the coding sequence ATGAGAAAATACTTTGGATTTTTATTACTGGTACTGCTTCCGTTTCAATTCTACAGCCAGCAGAACCTTTCGGCTGATGAATTATTTGCACAGGCAAGGACGGCCGCCTTTGACCGGAAAGACTACACAAAATCGATCAGTCTTGCCAGGCAGGCTTTGCAGATTTCACCCAACTATACTGATATTTCAGTATTTTTAGGAAGGCTGTATACCTGGAATGATGATGTCCCATCCGCACGGGCGGTATTTGAAGAACTTGGCAGCAGAAATGTTCAGGACGAAGATTATTTTATCGCTTATGCTTCCCTTGAATACTGGAATGACAACAATACCAAAGCTGTTGAAATCACCGACAAAGGCCTCTCCTATCATCCGCAGTCTGAGGCGCTCTGGCTTTTGAAAGCAAAAGCTTATTACGCTGCTAAAGAGTATGCAGAATCTGAAAAAGCCATTAAACAACTTCTGGTGATCAATCCTAAAAATACGGATGCCATGAGCCTGGCGGTCAGAATCAATGATCTTGCCTCCAAAAATGCCCTAAGCATTACCTACAACTATTCCCATTTTGACAGGCAGTTTTCGGACGACTGGCATATTGTAGGGGTAAGCTACAAAAGAGTGACTCCCATAGGCTCTGTCATTGTGAGAGGCAACTATGCCAACAAATTTGCAGAAAGCGGTACCCAGATCGAGCTGGAAGCCTACCCGAGGTTATCCAAAACATTTTACCTGTATGTGGGCGGTGCTTATTCTAATGACGTAGGTATTTTCCCGAAGTACCGTACCGGTATTTCATTAAATGCAAACCTCCCGCACAGTTTCGAGGCAGAACTAGGATACCGGCAGCTTTATTTCAGCAATAATATCTGGCTGTATACAGCGTCTGTAGGAAAATATTACAAAAACTTCTGGTTCAATTTCAGGACCTATATTACACCAGACAACCAAAATATTTCCCATTCCTATACCGGAACGGTCCGTTATTACACGAAGAGTGCACAGGATTATTTTGCCTTTCAGATCGGAACCGGGATCAGCCCGGAAGAGGCCCGTAATAACCTTCTGGAAAACGAAACCTTTAAACTCAAAACCTTTAAGATCGGAGGCGAATATAATTTCTCCATCAGAAAAAACCTTTTTTCCGTTGGTACGATGTACTACAACCAGGAATACCGTCCCGGTGAGAAAGGCAACCAGTTCGATATCACTCTGGGGTACACCAGAAAATTCTAA